From one Orcinus orca chromosome 10, mOrcOrc1.1, whole genome shotgun sequence genomic stretch:
- the XYLB gene encoding xylulose kinase isoform X7, producing the protein MGSGAGRDWRERAAQGKPVGRPGAKRRRRPSRGASPPCSPAGGARAQGRGGLGSRSPAGRGEGRTPAHRSVGARGQSGGGKDRQSDTLPGTSVAMAEHAGRRCCLGWDFSTQQVKVVAVDAELNVFYEDSVHFDRDLLEFGTQGGVHVHEDGLTVTSPVLMWVQALDIILEKMKASGFDFSQVLALSGAGQQHGSVYWKSGASQVLASLSPDLLLHEQLQACFSISDCPVWMDSSTTAQCRQLEATVGGAQALSCLTGSRAYERFTGNQIAKLYQQNPEAYSHTERISLVSSFAASLFLGSHSPIDYSDGSGMNLLRIQDKVWSQACLGACAPHLEEKLGLPVPSCSVVGAISSYFVQRYGFPPGCKVVAFTGDNPASLAGMRLEEGDIAVSLGTSDTLFLWLQEPTPTLEGHIFCNPVDPQHYMALLCFKNGSLMREKIRDELASSSWSEFSKALQSTEMGNSGNLGFYFDVMEITPEIIGRHRFSAENHECLRQRFWPPEEHLTTETSCRCWQMCLAPQCMSQTQPTQPVWALLTELSMART; encoded by the exons ATGGGAAGCGGGGCGGGGCGGGATTGGAGGGAGCGGGCTGCGCAGGGGAAACCCGTCGGTCGCCCAGGTGCGAAGCGCAGGCGGAGGCCGAGCCGCGGTGCGTCCCCGCCCTGTTCACCAGCAGGCGGCGCCAGAGCTCAAGGCCGCGGGGGCCTCGGGTCCCGGAGTCCGGCCGGGCGGGGCGAGGGGCGGACCCCGGCGCATCGGAGCGTTGGGGCGCGGGGGCAGTCCGGCGGCGGGAAGGACCGGCAGAGCGACACGCTTCCTGGAACCTCCGTGGCCATGGCCGAGCACGCCGGTCGCCGCTGCTGCCTGGGCTGGGACTTCAGCACGCAGCAG GTAAAAGTTGTTGCAGTTGATGCAGAGCTGAATGTCTTCTATGAGGACAGTGTGCATTTTGACAGAGACCTTCTAGAATTTGG GACTCAGGGTGGAGTTCATGTTCACGAGGATGGGCTGACAGTGACTTCTCCAGTCCTGATGTGGGTCCAG GCTTTGGATATCATCTTGGAGAAGATGAAGGCTTCAGGCTTTGACTTCTCTCAAGTCCTCGCCTTGTCTGGGGCGGGCCAG CAACATGGAAGCGTGTACTGGAAGTCTGGGGCCAGCCAGGTTCTGGCAAGCTTGTCACCGGACCTCCTGTTGCACGAGCAGCTGCAG GCCTGTTTCTCCATCAGTGACTGCCCGGTGTGGATGGACTCCAGCACCACAGCCCAGTGCCGCCAGCTGGAGGCCACCGTGGGTGGGGCCCAGGCTCTCAGCTGCCTCACCGGGTCCCGCGCCTATGAG CGATTTACAGGAAACCAAATTGCAAAGCTTTACCAGCAGAACCCCGAGGCCTACTCACACACAGAG AGAATTTCCTTGGTCAGTAGTTTTGCTGCTTCTCTGTTCCTTGGGTCTCACTCTCCCATTGACTACAGTGACG gtTCTGGAATGAACTTGTTGCGGATCCAGGACAAAGTCTGGTCGCAGGCTTGCCTTGGTGCCTGTGCACCTCATCTAGAAGAGAAGCTCGGCCTGCCGGTGCCGTCATGCTCGGTTGTG GGGGCCATTTCTTCCTACTTCGTCCAGCGCTATGGGTTTCCTCCAGGATGCAAAGTGGTGGCCTTCACTGGGGACAACCCAG CGTCGCTGGCAGGCATGAGGCTGGAGGAAGGTGACATTGCG GTCAGCCTGGGCACCAGCGACACCCTGTTTCTCTGGCTCCAGGAGCCCACGCCCACCCTGGAAGGCCACATCTTCTGCAACCCGGTTGACCCCCAGCACTACATGGCGCTCCTGTG CTTTAAAAACGGCTCCCTCATGAGAGAGAAGATCCGCGATGAGTTGGCTTCCAGTTCCTGGAGCGAGTTCTCTAAGGCGCTGCAGTCCACAGAGATGGGGAACAGCGGAAACCTGG gtttttattttgatgtaatgGAGATCACCCCTGAAATTATTGGGCGTCATAGGTTTAGTGCAGAAAACCATGAG tgCCTAAGACAAAGATTTTGGCCACCGGAGGAGCATCTCACAACAGAGACATCTTGCAG GTGCTGGCAGATGTGTTTGGCACCCCAGTGTATGTCACAGACACAGCCAACTCAGCCTGTGTGGGCTCTGCTTACCGAGCTTTCCATG
- the XYLB gene encoding xylulose kinase isoform X5, whose product MGSGAGRDWRERAAQGKPVGRPGAKRRRRPSRGASPPCSPAGGARAQGRGGLGSRSPAGRGEGRTPAHRSVGARGQSGGGKDRQSDTLPGTSVAMAEHAGRRCCLGWDFSTQQVKVVAVDAELNVFYEDSVHFDRDLLEFGTQGGVHVHEDGLTVTSPVLMWVQALDIILEKMKASGFDFSQVLALSGAGQQHGSVYWKSGASQVLASLSPDLLLHEQLQACFSISDCPVWMDSSTTAQCRQLEATVGGAQALSCLTGSRAYERFTGNQIAKLYQQNPEAYSHTERISLVSSFAASLFLGSHSPIDYSDGSGMNLLRIQDKVWSQACLGACAPHLEEKLGLPVPSCSVVGAISSYFVQRYGFPPGCKVVAFTGDNPASLAGMRLEEGDIAVSLGTSDTLFLWLQEPTPTLEGHIFCNPVDPQHYMALLCFKNGSLMREKIRDELASSSWSEFSKALQSTEMGNSGNLGFYFDVMEITPEIIGRHRFSAENHEVSAFPWDVEIRALIEGQFMAKKIHAEGLGYRVMPKTKILATGGASHNRDILQVLADVFGTPVYVTDTANSACVGSAYRAFHGTDVK is encoded by the exons ATGGGAAGCGGGGCGGGGCGGGATTGGAGGGAGCGGGCTGCGCAGGGGAAACCCGTCGGTCGCCCAGGTGCGAAGCGCAGGCGGAGGCCGAGCCGCGGTGCGTCCCCGCCCTGTTCACCAGCAGGCGGCGCCAGAGCTCAAGGCCGCGGGGGCCTCGGGTCCCGGAGTCCGGCCGGGCGGGGCGAGGGGCGGACCCCGGCGCATCGGAGCGTTGGGGCGCGGGGGCAGTCCGGCGGCGGGAAGGACCGGCAGAGCGACACGCTTCCTGGAACCTCCGTGGCCATGGCCGAGCACGCCGGTCGCCGCTGCTGCCTGGGCTGGGACTTCAGCACGCAGCAG GTAAAAGTTGTTGCAGTTGATGCAGAGCTGAATGTCTTCTATGAGGACAGTGTGCATTTTGACAGAGACCTTCTAGAATTTGG GACTCAGGGTGGAGTTCATGTTCACGAGGATGGGCTGACAGTGACTTCTCCAGTCCTGATGTGGGTCCAG GCTTTGGATATCATCTTGGAGAAGATGAAGGCTTCAGGCTTTGACTTCTCTCAAGTCCTCGCCTTGTCTGGGGCGGGCCAG CAACATGGAAGCGTGTACTGGAAGTCTGGGGCCAGCCAGGTTCTGGCAAGCTTGTCACCGGACCTCCTGTTGCACGAGCAGCTGCAG GCCTGTTTCTCCATCAGTGACTGCCCGGTGTGGATGGACTCCAGCACCACAGCCCAGTGCCGCCAGCTGGAGGCCACCGTGGGTGGGGCCCAGGCTCTCAGCTGCCTCACCGGGTCCCGCGCCTATGAG CGATTTACAGGAAACCAAATTGCAAAGCTTTACCAGCAGAACCCCGAGGCCTACTCACACACAGAG AGAATTTCCTTGGTCAGTAGTTTTGCTGCTTCTCTGTTCCTTGGGTCTCACTCTCCCATTGACTACAGTGACG gtTCTGGAATGAACTTGTTGCGGATCCAGGACAAAGTCTGGTCGCAGGCTTGCCTTGGTGCCTGTGCACCTCATCTAGAAGAGAAGCTCGGCCTGCCGGTGCCGTCATGCTCGGTTGTG GGGGCCATTTCTTCCTACTTCGTCCAGCGCTATGGGTTTCCTCCAGGATGCAAAGTGGTGGCCTTCACTGGGGACAACCCAG CGTCGCTGGCAGGCATGAGGCTGGAGGAAGGTGACATTGCG GTCAGCCTGGGCACCAGCGACACCCTGTTTCTCTGGCTCCAGGAGCCCACGCCCACCCTGGAAGGCCACATCTTCTGCAACCCGGTTGACCCCCAGCACTACATGGCGCTCCTGTG CTTTAAAAACGGCTCCCTCATGAGAGAGAAGATCCGCGATGAGTTGGCTTCCAGTTCCTGGAGCGAGTTCTCTAAGGCGCTGCAGTCCACAGAGATGGGGAACAGCGGAAACCTGG gtttttattttgatgtaatgGAGATCACCCCTGAAATTATTGGGCGTCATAGGTTTAGTGCAGAAAACCATGAG GTCTCAGCATTCCCCTGGGACGTGGAGATTCGAGCACTGATCGAAGGACAGTTCATGGCCAAGAAGATCCATGCCGAGGGCCTGGGCTATCGAGTCA tgCCTAAGACAAAGATTTTGGCCACCGGAGGAGCATCTCACAACAGAGACATCTTGCAG GTGCTGGCAGATGTGTTTGGCACCCCAGTGTATGTCACAGACACAGCCAACTCAGCCTGTGTGGGCTCTGCTTACCGAGCTTTCCATG
- the XYLB gene encoding xylulose kinase isoform X6, giving the protein MGSGAGRDWRERAAQGKPVGRPGAKRRRRPSRGASPPCSPAGGARAQGRGGLGSRSPAGRGEGRTPAHRSVGARGQSGGGKDRQSDTLPGTSVAMAEHAGRRCCLGWDFSTQQVKVVAVDAELNVFYEDSVHFDRDLLEFGTQGGVHVHEDGLTVTSPVLMWVQALDIILEKMKASGFDFSQVLALSGAGQQHGSVYWKSGASQVLASLSPDLLLHEQLQACFSISDCPVWMDSSTTAQCRQLEATVGGAQALSCLTGSRAYERFTGNQIAKLYQQNPEAYSHTERISLVSSFAASLFLGSHSPIDYSDGSGMNLLRIQDKVWSQACLGACAPHLEEKLGLPVPSCSVVGAISSYFVQRYGFPPGCKVVAFTGDNPASLAGMRLEEGDIAVSLGTSDTLFLWLQEPTPTLEGHIFCNPVDPQHYMALLCFKNGSLMREKIRDELASSSWSEFSKALQSTEMGNSGNLGFYFDVMEITPEIIGRHRFSAENHECLRQRFWPPEEHLTTETSCRPCSWNRCALFRGCEDSPKSQISCCPNPRSVSGLRGPPPAVCHA; this is encoded by the exons ATGGGAAGCGGGGCGGGGCGGGATTGGAGGGAGCGGGCTGCGCAGGGGAAACCCGTCGGTCGCCCAGGTGCGAAGCGCAGGCGGAGGCCGAGCCGCGGTGCGTCCCCGCCCTGTTCACCAGCAGGCGGCGCCAGAGCTCAAGGCCGCGGGGGCCTCGGGTCCCGGAGTCCGGCCGGGCGGGGCGAGGGGCGGACCCCGGCGCATCGGAGCGTTGGGGCGCGGGGGCAGTCCGGCGGCGGGAAGGACCGGCAGAGCGACACGCTTCCTGGAACCTCCGTGGCCATGGCCGAGCACGCCGGTCGCCGCTGCTGCCTGGGCTGGGACTTCAGCACGCAGCAG GTAAAAGTTGTTGCAGTTGATGCAGAGCTGAATGTCTTCTATGAGGACAGTGTGCATTTTGACAGAGACCTTCTAGAATTTGG GACTCAGGGTGGAGTTCATGTTCACGAGGATGGGCTGACAGTGACTTCTCCAGTCCTGATGTGGGTCCAG GCTTTGGATATCATCTTGGAGAAGATGAAGGCTTCAGGCTTTGACTTCTCTCAAGTCCTCGCCTTGTCTGGGGCGGGCCAG CAACATGGAAGCGTGTACTGGAAGTCTGGGGCCAGCCAGGTTCTGGCAAGCTTGTCACCGGACCTCCTGTTGCACGAGCAGCTGCAG GCCTGTTTCTCCATCAGTGACTGCCCGGTGTGGATGGACTCCAGCACCACAGCCCAGTGCCGCCAGCTGGAGGCCACCGTGGGTGGGGCCCAGGCTCTCAGCTGCCTCACCGGGTCCCGCGCCTATGAG CGATTTACAGGAAACCAAATTGCAAAGCTTTACCAGCAGAACCCCGAGGCCTACTCACACACAGAG AGAATTTCCTTGGTCAGTAGTTTTGCTGCTTCTCTGTTCCTTGGGTCTCACTCTCCCATTGACTACAGTGACG gtTCTGGAATGAACTTGTTGCGGATCCAGGACAAAGTCTGGTCGCAGGCTTGCCTTGGTGCCTGTGCACCTCATCTAGAAGAGAAGCTCGGCCTGCCGGTGCCGTCATGCTCGGTTGTG GGGGCCATTTCTTCCTACTTCGTCCAGCGCTATGGGTTTCCTCCAGGATGCAAAGTGGTGGCCTTCACTGGGGACAACCCAG CGTCGCTGGCAGGCATGAGGCTGGAGGAAGGTGACATTGCG GTCAGCCTGGGCACCAGCGACACCCTGTTTCTCTGGCTCCAGGAGCCCACGCCCACCCTGGAAGGCCACATCTTCTGCAACCCGGTTGACCCCCAGCACTACATGGCGCTCCTGTG CTTTAAAAACGGCTCCCTCATGAGAGAGAAGATCCGCGATGAGTTGGCTTCCAGTTCCTGGAGCGAGTTCTCTAAGGCGCTGCAGTCCACAGAGATGGGGAACAGCGGAAACCTGG gtttttattttgatgtaatgGAGATCACCCCTGAAATTATTGGGCGTCATAGGTTTAGTGCAGAAAACCATGAG tgCCTAAGACAAAGATTTTGGCCACCGGAGGAGCATCTCACAACAGAGACATCTTGCAG